TCAGGGGATAACCGGTCAGGAAGGGATGTTTCATGCCCGCCAGTGTGTTGCCTATGGGACCAAGATGGTTGCCGGTGTGACTCCCGGCAAGGGCGGCCAGGAGATAGATGGGATTCCGGTGTTTAATACCGTCGAAGATGCGGTGCTGACAACCGGTGCCAATGTATCGCTGATTTTTGTTCCGCCCCCTTTTGCTGCCGATGCAATCATGGAGGCGGCTGATGCCGGGGTTGACCTGGTAGTTTGTATAACCGAAGGAATTCCAAC
The sequence above is a segment of the Pseudomonadota bacterium genome. Coding sequences within it:
- a CDS encoding succinate--CoA ligase subunit alpha, which translates into the protein MSILVNKDSKILVQGITGQEGMFHARQCVAYGTKMVAGVTPGKGGQEIDGIPVFNTVEDAVLTTGANVSLIFVPPPFAADAIMEAADAGVDLVVCITEGIPT